In the genome of Vicia villosa cultivar HV-30 ecotype Madison, WI linkage group LG7, Vvil1.0, whole genome shotgun sequence, one region contains:
- the LOC131616132 gene encoding protein ENHANCED DOWNY MILDEW 2-like isoform X1, whose amino-acid sequence MASSDEEGEILPDSVDDYWFENDKAEFVSLFSLTLLWSVDEVNCDSETKVFLHGTSDNGIQKIHKQITGWRFELSCEQPEISVLLREKYWIALLKPKKCFENTIRSVLVTVSWLHFVKWNPEESRMFIWDKVLKEFSSFDIAPSEDDVLSHMTLITEAANRDTELTKSKYLLNFIGKTCSNEDVDEQDDHTTKKLKFIVESEEEEEEEDDKSEGEGELNVNGEQSIGYDTVCAICDNGGEILPCEGRCLRSFHATIEDGRDTLCESLGYTSTQVNAFPNFYCENCRYKKHQCFACGRLGSSDESSNPEVFPCVTANCGHYYHPDCVARLLNPGIDAKQEGMRQKIAIEKTFVCPLHICSLCRKGENRNVHDLQFAMCRRCPKAYHRKCLPKEISFVFDYYMGFEQRAWDNLLDKRILMYCLNHEIVPELGTPARNHLIFPDKDIERKKISFKLLNKEKVAITSKKSFEELLLNKSLAQKLTLTERSVLQGGNSSNAMEKIYSKPDTHLSFEQPKKYLKVETMSASNRCLPNFDGKVPLKSDNFTCSPRLHEPTSQQQRSVGRIEETSLKKPLVKKVKTSLEARKADMENRILALMEEATSKLNMEKFKKEQQVSDSSSSSSETVFHKNVTQGKVEGSIKAIQIALQKLDEGCSIEEAKAICEPEIVRQLFIWQKQLKVYLAPFLHGMRYTSYGRHFTKIDKLKQIVDRLHWYVQNGDTVLDFCCGANDFSCLMKSKLDQTGKSCSFKNYDLFQAKNDFNFEKRDWMTVQPEELPDGSQLIIGLNPPFGVKGFLANKFINKALTFKPKLLILIVPKITKRLDRKKGGYDLIWEDEEICSGKSFYLPGSVDTQNKQLEDWNLKPPPLYLWSRPDWTRRHIEIAQIHCHIKHDAYNNKVQEMTNYLMEENLDCYMNYPGLHAPGNFLSIFDGVPDDNGIPLEDAPTCFP is encoded by the exons ATGGCATCATCAGATGAAGAGGGTGAAATTCTGCCAGATTCTGTTGACGATTATTGGTTTGAAAATGATAAGGCAGAATTCGTTTCACTTTTTAGTTTGACATTATTGTGGAGCGTTGACGAGGTCAATTGTGACTCGGAaacaaaagtgtttttacacGGTACTTCAGATAATGGCATCCAGAAAATTCACAAGCAGATTACAGGATGGAGATTTGAACTGTCATGCGAGCAGCCTGAGATTTCAGTTCTTTTGAGGGAGAAATACTGGATAGCTCTTCTAAAACCAAAAAAATGCTTTGAAAATACTATTAGGTCAGTCTTGGTCACAGTTTCTTGGTTGCATTTTGTGAAATGGAATCCAGAGGAATCAAGAATGTTTATTTGGGACAAAGTTTTGAAGGAATTTAG CTCATTTGATATTGCACCTTCTGAGGATGATGTTCTAAGTCATATGACATTGATTACAGAGGCTGCTAATAGAGACACAGAATTAACGAAATCCAAG TATTTGCTTAATTTTATAGGAAAGACATGTTCAAATGAAGACGTCGATGAG CAGGATGATCACACGACAAAGAAATTAAAGTTTATAGTTGAATcagaagaggaggaggaggaggaggatgacAAATCTGAAGGTGAAGGCGAACTCAATGTAAATGGAGAGCAAAGTATCGGATACGATACTGTTTGTGCAATTTGTGATAATGGTGGTGAAATACTTCC TTGTGAAGGAAGGTGTCTGAGATCCTTCCATGCAACTATAGAGGATGGTAGAGATACATTATGCGAATCTCTTGGCTACACTAGTACTCAAGTTAAC GCCTTTCCAAACTTCTATTGTGAAAATTGTAGATATAAGAAGCATCAATGCTTTGCATGTGGCAGACTGGGTTCATCTGATGAATCATCTAATCCAGAG GTATTTCCTTGTGTTACTGCAAATTGTGGTCACTATTACCATCCTGATTGTGTTGCAAGACTACTCAACCCTGGAATTGACGCTAAACAAGAGGGAATGAGACAGAAAATTGCCATCGAAAAAACATTTGTCTGTCCTCTTCATATATGTTCTCTATGTAGAAAAGGTGAAAATAGGAATGTTCATGATTTGCAATTTGCGATGTGCAGACGCTGCCCCAAGGCTTACCACAGGAAATGCCTACCCAA GGAAATTTCCTTCGTATTTGATTATTATATGGGCTTTGAGCAAAGGGCTTGGGACAATCTCCTTGACAAACGAATTTTGATGTATTGCTT GAATCATGAGATAGTTCCGGAACTAGGAACTCCGGCTAGAAACCATCTGATATTTCCAGATAAGGATATCGAAAGGAAGAAAATCAGTTTCAAATTATTAAACAAAGAGAAGGTTGCTATAACATCAAAGAAAAGTTTTGAAGAACTTCTTCTCAATAAGTCATTGGCGCAAAAACTAACTTTAACGGAAAGGTCTGTCCTTCAAGGTGGAAATTCTTCCAACGCTATGGAGAAAATATACTCTAAGCCAGATACACATTTGTCATTTGAACAGCCGAAAAAATATTTGAAGGTTGAAACAATGTCTGCGTCAAATAGGTGCTTACCGAATTTTGATGGCAAAGTGCCTTTGAAAAGTGATAACTTCACTTGTAGTCCAAGGCTGCATGAACCTACATCACAACAGCAAAGATCTGTTGGTAGAATTGAAGAAACAAGCTTGAAGAAGCCTCTGGTTAAAAAAGTCAAAACTTCACTTGAAGCTAGAAAAGCAGATATGGAAAACCG AATTTTGGCTTTAATGGAAGAAGCCACCTCTAAATTGAACATggaaaaatttaaaaaggaaCAGCAAGTCTCCGATTCAAGTTCAAGTTCATCAGAAACTGTATTTCATAAGAACGTTACTCAAGGAAAAGTTGAAGGTTCTATTAAG GCTATTCAAATAGCTTTACAGAAGTTAGATGAAGGATGTAGTATTGAGGAAGCAAAAGCTATTTGTGAGCCAGAAATTGTTCGTCAGCTTTTTATTTGGCAG AAGCAGCTCAAGGTCTACCTTGCACCTTTTCTTCATGGAATGCGATATACTTCATATGGTCGCCATTTCACTAAAATAGACAAGTTGAAGCAG ATTGTTGATAGGCTTCATTGGTATGTGCAAAATGGTGACACG GTTTTGGACTTCTGTTGTGGTGCGAATGATTTCAGCTGTCTAATGAAATCAAAGCTTGATCAGACTGGGAAGTCATGTTCATTTAAGAACTATGATTTATTTCAAGCTAAG AATGATTTCAACTTCGAAAAAAGAGATTGGATGACTGTCCAGCCTGAGGAATTGCCAGATGGTTCTCAGCTT ATCATAGGGCTAAATCCTCCTTTTGGGGTCAAGGGTTTTCTTGCTAACAAATTTATTAACAAGGCATTAACGTTTAAGCCGAAACTCCTTATACTTATTGTGCCGAAAATAACAAAAAG ACTTGACAGAAAGAAAGGTGGATACGATTTAATTTGGGAGGATGAGGAAATATGTTCAGGAAAG TCATTTTATCTACCGGGTTCTGTCGATACTCAAAACAAGCAATTGGAAGACTGGAATCTGAAGCCGCCTCCTCTTTACCTTTGGAGTCGCCCTGACTGGACTCGTAGACACATTGAAATTGCTCAAATTCATTGCCACATCAAACATGATGCGTATAATAATAAAGTACAAGAAATGACAAATTATCTCATGGAGGAGAATCTTGATTGTTATATGAATTACCCTGGGTTGCATGCACCTGGTAATTTCTTAAGCATATTTGACGGTGTTCCAGATGATAATGGCATTCCACTAGAGGATGCTCCAACTTGCTTTCCTTGA
- the LOC131616132 gene encoding protein ENHANCED DOWNY MILDEW 2-like isoform X2, protein MASSDEEGEILPDSVDDYWFENDKAEFVSLFSLTLLWSVDEVNCDSETKVFLHGTSDNGIQKIHKQITGWRFELSCEQPEISVLLREKYWIALLKPKKCFENTIRSVLVTVSWLHFVKWNPEESRMFIWDKVLKEFSSFDIAPSEDDVLSHMTLITEAANRDTELTKSKYLLNFIGKTCSNEDVDEDDHTTKKLKFIVESEEEEEEEDDKSEGEGELNVNGEQSIGYDTVCAICDNGGEILPCEGRCLRSFHATIEDGRDTLCESLGYTSTQVNAFPNFYCENCRYKKHQCFACGRLGSSDESSNPEVFPCVTANCGHYYHPDCVARLLNPGIDAKQEGMRQKIAIEKTFVCPLHICSLCRKGENRNVHDLQFAMCRRCPKAYHRKCLPKEISFVFDYYMGFEQRAWDNLLDKRILMYCLNHEIVPELGTPARNHLIFPDKDIERKKISFKLLNKEKVAITSKKSFEELLLNKSLAQKLTLTERSVLQGGNSSNAMEKIYSKPDTHLSFEQPKKYLKVETMSASNRCLPNFDGKVPLKSDNFTCSPRLHEPTSQQQRSVGRIEETSLKKPLVKKVKTSLEARKADMENRILALMEEATSKLNMEKFKKEQQVSDSSSSSSETVFHKNVTQGKVEGSIKAIQIALQKLDEGCSIEEAKAICEPEIVRQLFIWQKQLKVYLAPFLHGMRYTSYGRHFTKIDKLKQIVDRLHWYVQNGDTVLDFCCGANDFSCLMKSKLDQTGKSCSFKNYDLFQAKNDFNFEKRDWMTVQPEELPDGSQLIIGLNPPFGVKGFLANKFINKALTFKPKLLILIVPKITKRLDRKKGGYDLIWEDEEICSGKSFYLPGSVDTQNKQLEDWNLKPPPLYLWSRPDWTRRHIEIAQIHCHIKHDAYNNKVQEMTNYLMEENLDCYMNYPGLHAPGNFLSIFDGVPDDNGIPLEDAPTCFP, encoded by the exons ATGGCATCATCAGATGAAGAGGGTGAAATTCTGCCAGATTCTGTTGACGATTATTGGTTTGAAAATGATAAGGCAGAATTCGTTTCACTTTTTAGTTTGACATTATTGTGGAGCGTTGACGAGGTCAATTGTGACTCGGAaacaaaagtgtttttacacGGTACTTCAGATAATGGCATCCAGAAAATTCACAAGCAGATTACAGGATGGAGATTTGAACTGTCATGCGAGCAGCCTGAGATTTCAGTTCTTTTGAGGGAGAAATACTGGATAGCTCTTCTAAAACCAAAAAAATGCTTTGAAAATACTATTAGGTCAGTCTTGGTCACAGTTTCTTGGTTGCATTTTGTGAAATGGAATCCAGAGGAATCAAGAATGTTTATTTGGGACAAAGTTTTGAAGGAATTTAG CTCATTTGATATTGCACCTTCTGAGGATGATGTTCTAAGTCATATGACATTGATTACAGAGGCTGCTAATAGAGACACAGAATTAACGAAATCCAAG TATTTGCTTAATTTTATAGGAAAGACATGTTCAAATGAAGACGTCGATGAG GATGATCACACGACAAAGAAATTAAAGTTTATAGTTGAATcagaagaggaggaggaggaggaggatgacAAATCTGAAGGTGAAGGCGAACTCAATGTAAATGGAGAGCAAAGTATCGGATACGATACTGTTTGTGCAATTTGTGATAATGGTGGTGAAATACTTCC TTGTGAAGGAAGGTGTCTGAGATCCTTCCATGCAACTATAGAGGATGGTAGAGATACATTATGCGAATCTCTTGGCTACACTAGTACTCAAGTTAAC GCCTTTCCAAACTTCTATTGTGAAAATTGTAGATATAAGAAGCATCAATGCTTTGCATGTGGCAGACTGGGTTCATCTGATGAATCATCTAATCCAGAG GTATTTCCTTGTGTTACTGCAAATTGTGGTCACTATTACCATCCTGATTGTGTTGCAAGACTACTCAACCCTGGAATTGACGCTAAACAAGAGGGAATGAGACAGAAAATTGCCATCGAAAAAACATTTGTCTGTCCTCTTCATATATGTTCTCTATGTAGAAAAGGTGAAAATAGGAATGTTCATGATTTGCAATTTGCGATGTGCAGACGCTGCCCCAAGGCTTACCACAGGAAATGCCTACCCAA GGAAATTTCCTTCGTATTTGATTATTATATGGGCTTTGAGCAAAGGGCTTGGGACAATCTCCTTGACAAACGAATTTTGATGTATTGCTT GAATCATGAGATAGTTCCGGAACTAGGAACTCCGGCTAGAAACCATCTGATATTTCCAGATAAGGATATCGAAAGGAAGAAAATCAGTTTCAAATTATTAAACAAAGAGAAGGTTGCTATAACATCAAAGAAAAGTTTTGAAGAACTTCTTCTCAATAAGTCATTGGCGCAAAAACTAACTTTAACGGAAAGGTCTGTCCTTCAAGGTGGAAATTCTTCCAACGCTATGGAGAAAATATACTCTAAGCCAGATACACATTTGTCATTTGAACAGCCGAAAAAATATTTGAAGGTTGAAACAATGTCTGCGTCAAATAGGTGCTTACCGAATTTTGATGGCAAAGTGCCTTTGAAAAGTGATAACTTCACTTGTAGTCCAAGGCTGCATGAACCTACATCACAACAGCAAAGATCTGTTGGTAGAATTGAAGAAACAAGCTTGAAGAAGCCTCTGGTTAAAAAAGTCAAAACTTCACTTGAAGCTAGAAAAGCAGATATGGAAAACCG AATTTTGGCTTTAATGGAAGAAGCCACCTCTAAATTGAACATggaaaaatttaaaaaggaaCAGCAAGTCTCCGATTCAAGTTCAAGTTCATCAGAAACTGTATTTCATAAGAACGTTACTCAAGGAAAAGTTGAAGGTTCTATTAAG GCTATTCAAATAGCTTTACAGAAGTTAGATGAAGGATGTAGTATTGAGGAAGCAAAAGCTATTTGTGAGCCAGAAATTGTTCGTCAGCTTTTTATTTGGCAG AAGCAGCTCAAGGTCTACCTTGCACCTTTTCTTCATGGAATGCGATATACTTCATATGGTCGCCATTTCACTAAAATAGACAAGTTGAAGCAG ATTGTTGATAGGCTTCATTGGTATGTGCAAAATGGTGACACG GTTTTGGACTTCTGTTGTGGTGCGAATGATTTCAGCTGTCTAATGAAATCAAAGCTTGATCAGACTGGGAAGTCATGTTCATTTAAGAACTATGATTTATTTCAAGCTAAG AATGATTTCAACTTCGAAAAAAGAGATTGGATGACTGTCCAGCCTGAGGAATTGCCAGATGGTTCTCAGCTT ATCATAGGGCTAAATCCTCCTTTTGGGGTCAAGGGTTTTCTTGCTAACAAATTTATTAACAAGGCATTAACGTTTAAGCCGAAACTCCTTATACTTATTGTGCCGAAAATAACAAAAAG ACTTGACAGAAAGAAAGGTGGATACGATTTAATTTGGGAGGATGAGGAAATATGTTCAGGAAAG TCATTTTATCTACCGGGTTCTGTCGATACTCAAAACAAGCAATTGGAAGACTGGAATCTGAAGCCGCCTCCTCTTTACCTTTGGAGTCGCCCTGACTGGACTCGTAGACACATTGAAATTGCTCAAATTCATTGCCACATCAAACATGATGCGTATAATAATAAAGTACAAGAAATGACAAATTATCTCATGGAGGAGAATCTTGATTGTTATATGAATTACCCTGGGTTGCATGCACCTGGTAATTTCTTAAGCATATTTGACGGTGTTCCAGATGATAATGGCATTCCACTAGAGGATGCTCCAACTTGCTTTCCTTGA